The region GATAGTTCCTGAAGAAACTTTATCATTAATGCTTTTTTCAACCGGAATAGGCTCTCCTGTAATCATACTTTCATCAACATAAGAGCTTCCTTCTGTTATTTTTCCGTCAACAGGAATTTTTTCTCCCGGTTTTACCTTTAATAAGTCTCCGATTTTTACCTGAGAAAGCAAAACTTTTTTTTCTTCTCCGTTTACGATAAGATTGGCTTCATCTGGCGAAAGATTCATCAGTTCACGGATGGCATTTCCCGTTTTTTTATGTGCAGCAGCTTCCATGAGCTGACCTAAGATCACCAATGTTAAAATCACACAGACCGCTTCAAAATACAATGGAATTTCATGATCATGACCACGGATTTCATGGGGGATCATATCCGGAAAGACCAAAGCAACAATACTGAAAATAAATGCTGCAGCAACTCCCAAAGCAATTAAGCTAAACATATTCAGATTCCAGGTTTTAAAAGAAACCCAGCCTCTTTTTATTAAAAACCACCCGGAATAAAATAGAACCGGAAGTGTTAAAATAAATTCAATAACGCCCTGAATCTGGTGAGAAAAAGGGAAATCAATGAACATTCTTCCCATCGAAAGTATAAAAACAGGGAGCGTGAAAGCCAGAGAAATAATGAATTTTCTTTTCAGAATGATGTATGTTTCATCCTCTTCACCTTCATTTGAATCAGGCATTCTTACTAAATCCATTCCACAAATAGGACAACTTCCCGGCTCATCACTTATAATTTCAGGATGCATCGGGCAGGTATATTTTGCCACTTTTTTCTCAGGATATTTTACCAGATCCATTCCACAAACCGGACAACCTACATTCCTGTCATACACCTTATCTCCTTCACAATACATTGGACAGTAATATTTGCCTGCCATTTCATCGGTAATTTTCGGAGCTTCATGGTGATGCCCGTGATCATGAGTATGGTGATGCGAATGAGTTCCCGCATTTTTCACCAAGTTCTCCGTAATTTCTTCCAAATGCATATGACAAACAGGACAATCGCCTTTCTCATTATAAATCTTATCTCCTTCGCAGAACATAGGACAATAATATTTTCCTATATTATCTTTGAAATTTTCAGGTAAATGGGCAGAAGAGTAGGTTGGCTTATGATTAGGATCTTTTGCCAGCTTTTCTTCAATAGGAACCAGATACATATTGCAAACCGGACATCTTTTCCCTTGCTGGAAATAGACTTTATCACCTTCGCATTCCATCGGGCAATAATAAACAGATGATGGAGATATTCTGTCCTGCGGTTTTACAAAATCTTTTTGAGAATTGTCAGGATCGTCCAGTTTATAGTTTCCGATTGCGTCCAGCGCTTTATTTAAAGTATTTAATTCAATATCTTTTTCGGAAGTGATGGTTGCTGTATTTGTTTCTAAATCAACATCAGCACTTATCCCTTCAATACTATTCAGCTTTTCAAAAATCTTTTTCTGACAGCCGGAACAAGTCATTCCGAGTATTTTATATTGTTTTTCCATAATCCTTTTAATTTACAGTACAAATTTCCAAAACGCAACATGAAGGTTGTTATAAATTTAAGGATAATGTTTATAGAATTTGGCAGGAAGGATTAGAGTTTTGATTATCAATGAATTTCAAAACTCTAATATATTTTATTTTCAGACAAGATCCAGAGGTTTTCGATTGTGGATCTTCAGTTTTTTAAATTCAGTAGGAGTGAAACCTGAACTGTTTCTGAATTGGGATGACAAATGCTGAACACTTTTATAACCAAGTTTTCCTGCAATTTCTGTCAGTGTAAATTCATTATATAAAAGTAATTCTTTCACCTTTTCAATCTTTTGAAGAATAAAAAACTGCTCTAATGTGACATTCTCATTTTGAGAAAAAGTCTTTGAAAGAGAACTGTAATCCTTATGAATTTTTGATGTTAAAAACTCTGAAAGAAGGAAGTTTTCATCAATATCAAGCTCGCTGATTTTTGTAATGATCAGAGCCTTAATTTTTTCAATAAGCTGATGAGCAGAATCTTTTATCCTTTCGAAACCTGTTTCCGAAAGATGTTTTTCAATGGACTGAAGATCTTCTTCGGAAACATCGGATTCTGTTTCCACTTCACCAAGATTGATAGATTTGATTTTTACTCGATTTTCATTAAAAATAGACTGAACGGCAGAAATACACCTTCCACAAACCATATTTTTTATGAAAATTTTCATTGCTGATCCTGATTGTTTAGCAATCTGTCTTTTACAAATTCAACTTTTGTTTTTCCATGTGGTGCAGGGTTTCCGTCCTGATCTAAGTTTACCATTACAATTCTGTCGACAGTAATGATGGTTTGATGGGTCATTTTATTTCGTACATCACATCTTAAGGTAAGCGAAGTTGATCCAAAATTTGAAACTTCAATCCCAATTTCAATAATATCACCTTGTTTTGCAGAGCTTACAAAGTTGATTTCTGATATGAATTTTGTAACTACTTTTTTATTTTCCAGCTGAATCACGGCATACAATGCTGCTTCTTCATCAATCCACTGTAATAATCGTCCTCCAAAAAGTGACTGATTAGGGTTCAAATCTTCGGGTTTTACCCATTTTCTCGTATGATAGTTCATATTTTTAATAATTTGCAGCACAAATTTAAGGTTAAAAAATTGTATTTACAGTTAATTAATATTTAGTTATTAAAAAACAATAATTTGTTTTCTCAATTACTAATAAAAGCCTGATAAATATTATTTTATAAGAATTAGATTTAACAAATTCAATATTAAGTGAGAATTAATTATAAAAAAGCTTTGATTTGTAATTTTTAATTGTAACTTGCAATCGTTTATATTTGGAATCAATATTTGTTCATTAATTTATGTTGTTTTTCTTTTATATGCCAAATTTTTATTAATTTTTTAATTTTATTTAAAATGAACATTTTTGTTTCAAACATCAATTACGCAACTAAAGAATATGAGTTGCATGACTTATTCGCTGAATTTGGCGATGTAACATCTGCTAAGATTGTAACAGACAGAGAAACTGGTCGTTCTAGAGGTTTCGGTTTCATCGAAATGGGTGACGAAGAAGGAGCTCAAGCTATTGAAGCTCTTAACCAG is a window of Candidatus Chryseobacterium colombiense DNA encoding:
- a CDS encoding heavy metal translocating P-type ATPase, translating into MEKQYKILGMTCSGCQKKIFEKLNSIEGISADVDLETNTATITSEKDIELNTLNKALDAIGNYKLDDPDNSQKDFVKPQDRISPSSVYYCPMECEGDKVYFQQGKRCPVCNMYLVPIEEKLAKDPNHKPTYSSAHLPENFKDNIGKYYCPMFCEGDKIYNEKGDCPVCHMHLEEITENLVKNAGTHSHHHTHDHGHHHEAPKITDEMAGKYYCPMYCEGDKVYDRNVGCPVCGMDLVKYPEKKVAKYTCPMHPEIISDEPGSCPICGMDLVRMPDSNEGEEDETYIILKRKFIISLAFTLPVFILSMGRMFIDFPFSHQIQGVIEFILTLPVLFYSGWFLIKRGWVSFKTWNLNMFSLIALGVAAAFIFSIVALVFPDMIPHEIRGHDHEIPLYFEAVCVILTLVILGQLMEAAAHKKTGNAIRELMNLSPDEANLIVNGEEKKVLLSQVKIGDLLKVKPGEKIPVDGKITEGSSYVDESMITGEPIPVEKSINDKVSSGTINGNQVFIMKAEKVGDETLLAQIIKMVNEASRSKAPIQKLTDKVSKVFVPTVILIAVLTFILWQIFGPEGKKSLFAFVNAVAVLIVACPCALGLATPMSLMVGIGKGAKNGILIKNAEALEQMNKVNVLITDKTGTLTEGKPSLEYIETVDEDKNSILKLAYSLNQNSEHPLSNAVIKKAKEQNVSPEKVTDFENISGKGVKGNINGETVYLGNESLIISHQISIPENLKQKAFEVQSKAHTISYIAQGNTVLGFISFTDKIKESSKKAVQLLLSEGIDVIMMTGDNEHTAKAVAEELGIKHFKANCHPEDKLNEVKKLQQQGKIVAMTGDGINDSPALAQADIGIAMGTGTDVAIESAEITLLKGDILGVAKAKLLSEKLLKNIKENLFFAFIYNVLGVPIAAGLLYPFFGILLSPMIAAAAMSFSSLSVILNSLRLNSVDLDIK
- a CDS encoding AraC family transcriptional regulator, which codes for MKIFIKNMVCGRCISAVQSIFNENRVKIKSINLGEVETESDVSEEDLQSIEKHLSETGFERIKDSAHQLIEKIKALIITKISELDIDENFLLSEFLTSKIHKDYSSLSKTFSQNENVTLEQFFILQKIEKVKELLLYNEFTLTEIAGKLGYKSVQHLSSQFRNSSGFTPTEFKKLKIHNRKPLDLV
- a CDS encoding hotdog domain-containing protein; amino-acid sequence: MNYHTRKWVKPEDLNPNQSLFGGRLLQWIDEEAALYAVIQLENKKVVTKFISEINFVSSAKQGDIIEIGIEVSNFGSTSLTLRCDVRNKMTHQTIITVDRIVMVNLDQDGNPAPHGKTKVEFVKDRLLNNQDQQ
- a CDS encoding RNA-binding protein; this encodes MNIFVSNINYATKEYELHDLFAEFGDVTSAKIVTDRETGRSRGFGFIEMGDEEGAQAIEALNQKELNGKVLNVSEAKPREEKPRRSFDNNRGGGYGNNRGGNNGGGYGNNRGGNGGGNRW